The genomic segment CATATTGTATGTCATAAAGATTAACTATAGTGAGtgaaatatttaatgttttttatatattttttaccttttttttatgatcataGTTTACAGCTAGAACAAATATCACTTATCAAAATACTTTTAGTATAGCAATTATTAGCAACTGGCCTGCTTAAAAGCACTTTCTTGTTTCGTTTAATGAATCTATCAATATGCAAGAAtttgagtttcactttttttgaatgaaaagaCTCGAATAAAAGACGTTTTCTGTGGTATTCAATTTTATCGAGGCACACCAGTATTCTCtattaaatatatacattataaatTGGGGTATGGAGGTGTCCAGGCTATGATACATGTGtccattcataaaaaataaaaaaacatgtctgcCATTTTAAAGGTATCCGTTATGTTCAGGTGTTGACCTTTGGCCAGGCCTATCAAATAACTCTGCAGCTGGACATGCCCGATTCCGAGACCAACCGGGAGCTCGGGATGTTCATGATCAGGACAACCTGCTACTCTCGTGACGGAGGCCAAGTGGCGGCGTCCGCACGTTCCGTGAGTGGCCCGCTAATTCCCCCGTTAAGATCCCAGGAAGCGGTGTCCGATTGACGAGTATGTTAATAACCCGACCGTGTTTATGCTGATTGACTGCTGCGTTGCTTTGTGATTCTCAGGCAAGGCAGCTGTCGGCCGCCTCCAGCTCTCGCTTTGTGAGTATTAACTAATAACTTCCTCTGCTGCTTCTGTGTGAGAGACATGTCAGTAACTTGGCTAATAGGATGTCGAGGTTGTTTTATGCATTCTTTTATTATGTTGTAGTGTTAGAGATATCCCACAAGTGTAATTAataccccctaaaaaaaaaaaaaaaggtttctaaTTGGGTATGAAAGCCACATGATGGCACAAAGCACTACAGGAAGCTCCTCAAACCACTTTATCACCAagaggccacaagatggcgccaaagtagaacttttatgttacaaaaaaaatgtagtgaaTTACAGagggctgttttttgttttttaaactgcaaataCAGGATGTAAGTCTGAGAGTAGTGAATCATGAATAAGCAGaggaacaataataataaataaaagtcctaAATATAATTTCACTGTTGTTTACAGGTGTCTCAATGAAAGGTCTCTGACGTTCCAtcaaaatacactaaataaatgataaaagaGTGACAAACTTGTCACTCTGGTTATTAATCGCTATTTGGTGGGGTGAAGGCctcgttaccatgacaaccagttGTTGAGCTAGTGATTGCGACAAAGCAAGCGGCTGCTCAATGTTGCACGGCAAACGCAAATATCCTTCAGCCCTACATTGACAACTTCCAAACATTTGAATATGTGCCTTGGAATCAAAAGCTTGTCCATGCTTATCTGCgctaacactgcagctctgcttatctTTTGCCTTTGACACGAGAGTAGGGTACTTCCATGCAGTCCAGGTGGCTGCACTCCAGATTCATTCACACATTTTAAGAAATAAGCAGATGACGAAAAAAATGATTGGTTCAATGTCATttctcacaacaacaacaacaaaatccaaaCTACTTTTTATTCATTGTGACTTTGCTGGAGCGttgactaaaataaaacaacgcTGATGTGACACTCTTGTTGCAGAGTATGCTGAGGTACCAGTCGAACCTTCTGAGGACCATTTCAACGCTGCTGTTCTTCCCGGTGTTCATAAGTGGAGCGACTGAGCAGAAACAAGTGTTGGGGGTGGAACTCTTCTCCGACTACACCGACGACCCAGTGAGTGTGACTGCGTGTGAGCAGGCAACGCCGCATAATCAGCCAAATTCTCAATCCAATAACGACCAAACTCTGGTTTATAAGATCTAGTTTACATTGTTAAAAATCTCAATGTCCATTCCGTTCCTCCTTAATAGTACTCCCCCTCGGCCACAGCCGTCATTGAGATCCTATCCAGCAAGGTGCAGATCTACTCGTCCCAGCTCTACATCCACGCTTATTTCACCGGTGTAAGGTGAGAGGTCAACATCTTTTTTaatggtccattttttttttttgctggaaatGGCACAACAAATCAATTCTCATTGGGGTTTTAAAAACACTATTGTTTTTGCCAAGTCCAAAATGACCTTGTAGATCTCGTGCGCTATTCAAACCTCTGCATTTTCACCGTAGTACATCTTTGCCCAAGTTTAAATGGTGAATTAGCATCTTCTTTATATTTTTAGCATATTTGGACCTcgggtgtcattttttttgccacatggaAATATGTTTTGGTATGAAACCAAATTCTTTTGAGTCTTTAAAAAGTTCCATGTCCTtagctgagatttgaacccacaacctcagaaATGTGAGCCAGACATGCTGACCACTTGTCTACTGTCCATATTCGTGTCATTTTTCCAACCATAAGGTCAACAAAATTAACAAACTTGGGAATTACTAAGAGTTGACCATGCACTTGACATAGCCTAACTCTACTGTGCACAGAAATGGGTAAGgctatttttgtttaataataataaaaaaatatatatatatatatatatatatatatatatatatatattaatagaAGATGTATCCATTCTCCAGGTACTTGCTGTTCAACTTCCCTATCCTGTCAGCTGTCATGGGCATGTCCAGTAATTTCATCTTCCTCAGTGTCCTCTTGGTCTTCAGCTACATGAGGCTTCTCTTGGGCAGACCAAAGCAGGTTAACGACATTCCTCATGCGTGCACGATGATCAGATTGCTTCAGTTGATTTGAAATCTCTTTTGTTGTTGGCAGACTCAAATGAATGCAGCAGCCAGGTTGGGAAATGGCGACAACCGCAACACGCCTTCTTGAGACGGTTTTAGCTTGTAAGCTGTGCATGGACGATGAGCAGCCCTCTCCTGAGCATAAAAAGACAATTTGCATGAATCAATTGAAAGTGTGTTCCTCCTCTATTGTCACATTCTACGACCGTTTGCACTTATTACTCGATTGTACTGTACTCGA from the Vanacampus margaritifer isolate UIUO_Vmar chromosome 10, RoL_Vmar_1.0, whole genome shotgun sequence genome contains:
- the LOC144058969 gene encoding seipin-like, producing the protein MDQANHVQSGDEPFVPSSALMTSLNDATVMAMARVRQRVVQGAAVLSVLVLLLWISAFLYGSFYYSYMPLAAYSTPVHYYYRTDCESPKSFMCSHPVANVSLMRNNKPVLTFGQAYQITLQLDMPDSETNRELGMFMIRTTCYSRDGGQVAASARSARQLSAASSSRFSMLRYQSNLLRTISTLLFFPVFISGATEQKQVLGVELFSDYTDDPYSPSATAVIEILSSKVQIYSSQLYIHAYFTGVRYLLFNFPILSAVMGMSSNFIFLSVLLVFSYMRLLLGRPKQTQMNAAARLGNGDNRNTPS